In one window of Aphidius gifuensis isolate YNYX2018 linkage group LG4, ASM1490517v1, whole genome shotgun sequence DNA:
- the LOC122855047 gene encoding CD9 antigen-like, producing MVLSRCYGVIKYTIVFVNLIFWALGLIAVILGVWMISDPTSVVSGAHELQNFQAGIYIMIATGALLVIVSFLAICGVFRESQSLLVISSSCLLVIVVILLSAGAWLYTNRHRMDPLIKSVYTKTVKDEYGVIDHRTETVDAIQSGFECCGANGPSDWASSIYGKKDPSEPIRFTVSASPDTYYIPPSCCKRNDHAEALDFLRESDACNKVHKLIVGGVIPNTIYNKGCTEELIAVVNSQGYIFFEVIIGLGFIELIGLFLSIILCCSLGSSERYKA from the exons ATGGTGTTGTCACGATGTTATGGAGTTATTAAGTATACTATagtgtttgttaatttaattttttgg GCGTTGGGGCTCATTGCAGTAATCCTTGGAGTATGGATGATCTCCGACCCTACATCCGTTGTCTCCGGAGCCCACGAGCTTCAAAACTTTCAAGCAGGAATCTACATCATGATAGCAACTGGCGCTTTATTAGTTATCGTCTCATTTCTAGCGATATGCGGTGTTTTTCGTGAATCACAGTCATTACTTGTCATAAGCTCATCTTGTCTTTTAGTTATCgtcgttattttattatcagccGGGGCTTGGTTGTACACAAATCGTCATCGCATGGACCCACTCATTAAGAGTGTCTATACCAAAACagtcaaa gaTGAATATGGAGTAATTGATCACCGTACTGAAACTGTCGATGCAATTCAATCGGGATTTGAATGTTGTGGTGCAAATGGTCCAAGTGATTGGGCTTCAAGTATATATGGGAAGAAAGATCCAAGTGAACCGATTAGATTCACTGTTTCAGCAAGTCCTGATACTTACTATATTCCACCATCTTGCTGTAAGCGAAATGATCATGCTGAGGCACTCGACTTTTTACGGGAATCTGATGCTTGCAATAAAGTACATAAACTGATCGTTGGTGGTGTCATACCTAACACTATTTATAATAAG GGCTGTACAGAGGAACTTATTGCTGTTGTCAATAGTCAaggatacattttttttgaagttatAATTGGCCTCGGTTTTATTGAACTTATTGGCCTTTTTTTGTCTATAATTCTATGCTGTAGTTTAGGCTCTTCAGAAAGATACAAAGCCtaa